Within the Osmerus eperlanus chromosome 10, fOsmEpe2.1, whole genome shotgun sequence genome, the region CAAAGGattgcacacagacagacgattTAGCAAATGTCTAACAGCCTTTTTTGCAGTCTTTTTTTTGTAGTCTGAAAAGGGAGATACAGTGGCTCGTGAAGATATTAGCCAGACTTGCTAGAAGTCATGCATGATAGTAAGTAGAAAAAACTTGGCGTTTCCTAAGCCAAGTTTCCCTTGCTGTATGGCCACCTTCCAACAGTCTTCTGTAGACTTTAGCTGTATAGTCATCTCCTAGGGATGTTTGTCTTGTGATCGAAAAATGTGGTTATTGCTCAATCAGTGTCATACAAAAGTGAAAACGTAACCAACTCAAGACAAACACATTTTTCATCATTAGCTACTTGGCTACAAGTCTTGTTTGAGTTTGAGGATGTGGTCCAGGAGTCTACCTGACGCCGCTAATTAACCAGCCTTACATTACTCAACCAGCGAGCGACCTGGAATTGTTTTTCTTAGTGACATAGTAACACAAAGGGCGGATTAGTATCATTGTGCTAACTATGCAAAACCAAGTGCAGGGTAGATTGGACGTTTTGGATGCTTCCGTTTGTCAGTATCACCTGTATGTTTGATAAGGAGGTATGTTTGCATACAGTGGTGGACTGTGTATCCTGTGTTGATCCTAGACCCATAACCCAGACAAGCATAGTTGGCTTTCGCTGTACTCAACAACACAAGAAATACGTTTTTCTAGTTCCCAATTAGAGCTATCTATGAAACTACAATTGTCTCTGTCCTCTCAGCTGTATCGTCATGGAGACAGATCCCCTGTCAAAGCCTATCCTACAGATCCCTATCAAGACAGCTCCTGGCCCCAGGGCTTTGGACAACTGTCTCAGGTACACATCACTTCTCTCACATCTCTTGTTTTCTTGCTTGTTCTCTCACAACACTTTTCACCTATTTGTATCATTTATATAAGTGATACAGCTGTCTTGGGTGACCactaaccaccaccaccacactctttctctctctttctcctcccaggAGGGGATGAGGCAGCACTTTGAGCTGGGCAGGGTGCTCAGGCAGAGATACCAGGGCTTCCTCAATGAAACGTACGACCGACACCAGGTACCTGCTCCCTTACTGGCCATCCATTCTCTTTCTATAACGACCCCATTAGCATGTGTACAATCAGATACACTTGTGCATCCAAAGGCAGTATAACTAATTaactctcccatcccctcccccatccagaTCTCGGTGAGGAGTACAGACTATGACCGGACCCTAATGAGTGCCCAGGCTAACCTGGCAGGCCTATATCCCCCCAATGGCTCCCAGGTGTTCAGACCAGGCCTGGACTGGCAGCCTATCCCTGTTCACACTGTGccccaggcagaggagagggtgagctgGGTGCTGGGTGCTGGAGGATAGAAGCTGAGGGACTGGGCCCTTTATGTAGATGGACTGCTATAGGATTTGGGATTACTGCTGTGCTTTCATAtccgctctttctttctctctcctcccaccccctccagctGCTGTCCTTCCCCATTTCACACTGCCCTCGCTACCAACTACTCATGAACGAGACGGCGCAGACACCTGAGTTCCTCAACATGACTGACACCTACAAGGTATTGGGCGCTCATTGCCACCTGCCACTTTTCCACCCAGTTAGCACTGGAACCTTTGTGCCGGTTTTGAGCGGAACCATTCTAATCAAGGATGCGTCatcgtgtgtgttttttttggttGTTTTATTTCAGTTTGTTTATTATGTTTTTGAGTTTGAATGAACCCAGCCTTGGCCAGCTCTTCAACAATTTTGGCATTTTACTCTTACTCGACCCAATCTCTAGCTTTTCCTAAAACTCAGGAGATGATCAAATTGTCACCAAGCATTGGGTTTGGCTACCGCACTCTCATTACAATTTCTCACTTGACTCCTCCATTGTCgccttctccatcctcctttTCTTACCTGTAGAATGACACTGATATCACATATTACGTCAAGGAAAACCTGCTATGTTGGAATGCTAGAaacaaacatttttatttccgAACCAGTTCATCTGGTTCAAAATAAGATGTGCAAACCGAAACGTAATCTGTTCCATGTTGGTGGAATTAGAGAGGCCAGCCTGGTTCTGGTGTGCAGAACCAGGCTTTAGACCTTGAGGAACATGTTCTCCTGGCAGGATTTTCTAGAGATGGTGAGGAACAAGACTGGTCTGACGACAGCCAACATCGAGTCTGTCTGGAGTGTCCACGACACACTCTTCTGTGAGGTGAGCAGCACACGAACGACAAAACAATACAGCATAGTACAAAAGGGAACTGAAGGGATATAAAGAGAATTGCAACTATCTAGTGTGAATTTCAGCAGCAGGCAACAGCACCACATTAGTTGAAAATGAAAGCAGAAGTTCTGGGGTGAGAAAGAGTGGGGTATGTTGCCTGGCTTCAGTAGTGTGGCCACGGTTGAAGCCTAGGAGACAACAGCTGCTTTCTGTCTTGTGACTGACCAAGCAGAGGGGAGACCTGGacatccccccttctccccccatgcCACTCTCTCCCCAGGCATTTGTTGTGTCAGCAGAAACGGTCAGTGTTGTCAGGGAGACATGTAGTGTTGACTTCCTGTCTTGCTCAGCTGTAGCCACAGCTtcacatgatctctctctgcccataAAAGTGATTGGCAGTGTGCTTATGTTTGCAGAAATGTATGTACTTGTATCGGCTGGCAatggtgtgtgtctcctctccaGTCAAAGCACAACATGAGCGCCCCCTCCTGGGTGACGGCGGAGGTGATGGAAAACCTGAGGAAACTGAAGGACTTTGGCTTCCAGATCATGTTTGGAGTCTACAAGCAGCAGGAGAAGAGCCGGCTTAacggaggtaggagggagggagagagggatagacatGTCATTTTCTTTCACAACTTAAACAAACTGTCTCCCCACCCCCAGGTATTCTGCTGGGCCAGATATTGAAGAACATGTCTAAGTTCTCTGTTCCAGACCCCAAGCGCCATCTACGCATGATGATGCTGTCTGCTGTAAGAACTTCTGTGCTTTACCACATACTATGTAAAGCTTTATCAGCTTTCTATCGGTGttccatcagtgtgtgtgtgtgtgtgtctgtagcatGACACCACCATCGTGGCTCTTCAGTCCAGTCTCGGCGTGTTCAACGGCCAGCAGCCTCCATATGCTTCCTGTCACATGTTCGAGCTCTACCAGGAAGACAACGGGTAGGTGGtcgtcacagaaacacactgcaGAAAGGTGGTTGTCTAGGCTTCAACCTCTGGCCCTGTCGGCGTCCTAGTGAAACCGATGCACTACATATTAAACACCTGCAGAGGGCGGTATAgcttctcctcatctctcatGACTCAGTCATGActtatttgtttacattttagaAATATTTACACTTTATTTTAGTAGTAGTTCTATCTGTCCCCCCTATGTgtcctaacccccccctccccccaggtcccTATCAGTGGCCATGTTCTATCGTAACGACAGTGCCGCAGAGCCCTACCCCCTGGTTCTGCCCGGGTGTGCCCTCCACTGCCCCTTGGAAGACTTCATCCACCTGACTAGCCCCTCCATCTCAAACGACTGGGAGAAAGAGTGCCAGCTGGACGCCTCTTCCAGGGACACGGGTACGCTGGGGCTCCACACCACGACAACGCTCAGACCTTCAAAAACCACCAACTGAAGAGCAGGATGAAATGTTTTTTCACTTGGAGACAATAAACGTGGATATTGCACTAAATCTTCTTCCTCCTaaccttgtttttttttcttgctgCCCTTCTCTCAGAATTGATGATTGGTCTAGCGGTATGTGGctgcctcctctttctcctcatcatcctcatcctcaccgtCATGTATCGGCAGAAGGATGTGAGCGGTGGTTACAGTCATGTGATgaatgagggggaggagtcctGACAGATGGACAAGCTCTGCCTGCTGGGCAGTGGAGGCAGCCATCGATATGACCCCTGGGACAGCGAGGACGACTTCTGAACTTTTCCCTCCACCTCGCAAATTAACAGCTGGTGTTCTGCCCTGCTGTGACCACTGATTGGCTGTCTACCTGCCCCTTGATGGTGCCACAGGAGAAGGGAACATGGTTGCTTTTAATCTTGGTCTTCAACTCTGCCTTTTATGTGACATCCTGAGTTTGACCTCTGATAACCAGAGAGTTTATCGCTGAaagttgaatgtgtgtgtgtatgtgtgtgtggcttgatgCCTGTAGTTCTGGCTGACGTAACAGGAACCACAGGGTCCAGACTGTGTACTGTGCTGAGCGGGCCTTCACATTGTGGCCTGAGGCTCATGGCTGAACTGGGGGAGAGGCTTGTGAAACACTGGTACTACTGTTCCCCTTGAACtatctctgaccccccccttccccccacaacCGCTAACTCTGTTCATTCCATGTGTGATTCCTGACACTAGTTGTTGCTGTGCTCAACCTAAGAATGTTCTTAGTAGAATGTGATGCTTCCTTCACACAGTCCAACTTGACACAAGCTTCTGAATTCTAGGATGTTATGAGATCTTCACCATTTTAGGTTGAATCTTAACATGGCATCAATGGCCTTCACCATTATGTTTGAGAATCTTCTGAGACCATTACCATTGGATTCTAGGATGTTCTCTGAGATAATTTCCAATAAGCTTTACCAATGTCTTTGTAATAAGGCTTGACATGATTTCAGCAGTTTTCTGATAAGACATCTGTTGTTTTGTAAAACTAATTAGCAACGTTTGCATTTTCTGTCAGCATTTGTACATTTTATTGCATTTAAATTAAGGATCTTGTGGTGTTATTGCAACTTTTCCAATGAGAATGTAATTAATTCACACAATTTATTGTTCCAGCGATAAAGTAAGTCTGGGTCCGTTTAGGAGGTTGCCATGGTAAGCTCACAGTATGAAGTGCCACATAATAGTATTGTCTTTTTAACA harbors:
- the acp2 gene encoding lysosomal acid phosphatase, with protein sequence MGASALPTFILTLVVVFNEILGDKRLTFVTVLYRHGDRSPVKAYPTDPYQDSSWPQGFGQLSQEGMRQHFELGRVLRQRYQGFLNETYDRHQISVRSTDYDRTLMSAQANLAGLYPPNGSQVFRPGLDWQPIPVHTVPQAEERLLSFPISHCPRYQLLMNETAQTPEFLNMTDTYKDFLEMVRNKTGLTTANIESVWSVHDTLFCESKHNMSAPSWVTAEVMENLRKLKDFGFQIMFGVYKQQEKSRLNGGILLGQILKNMSKFSVPDPKRHLRMMMLSAHDTTIVALQSSLGVFNGQQPPYASCHMFELYQEDNGSLSVAMFYRNDSAAEPYPLVLPGCALHCPLEDFIHLTSPSISNDWEKECQLDASSRDTELMIGLAVCGCLLFLLIILILTVMYRQKDVSGGYSHVMNEGEES